The Thermodesulfobacteriota bacterium region GGGATGGTAGTTCACTCTGCTTACAGCGGGTCTGAGGCAATTGCCATCATTTCTGCTGGGAAGTTCGACGTCATCGTACTTGATCTCAAGATGCCCGAGATGGACGGGTTGATGACCCTGAAAGCAATCCGAGATCAAGATACCCTTACACCGGTAATTCTCTTGACCGGCTACCTGGACATCGAACGTGTAACCGAGGCACTGAAAATGGGCGTTACAGAAGTCCTCCTCAAACCGTGTCCTGTGGAAACAGTTGTTTCCGCTATCGAGAATGCCCATGAGCGAAAGGCAATAGCAGAAGAGAATAGATGACAGACGGAAATTTTCAGACCTCAGACCTCTAATATCTGACCTCCGACCTTGATGGCGTCGTAAAAAGTCCATCTGTCCGCCTCTGGCGGATTACTTTGCCATTCCAATTTTGACTTTTTACGAGTCCGTCAACCGTGGGGAAGCTGTGTATGCGAAAGATTATTAGCCTGCGGGCACGCATAATACTTATCCTGTCTGTTCTGATTTTAACTGTTATAGGTTGTAGTGTGGTAACAATCTGGTACGCAGAGGTTATAGAATCGCTTTTTACCAGAGTGGTTGATAAGGATGTAACCTCTTTCCGGGTGGCAGTCAACCTGGAAACTGCACTGGCAAGACAGAAGGGGTTCACAAGCTATTATTTCATGGATGGCAACCCTGACTGGTTAAGACAACTGGAGCAGAATCACCAAGTCTTCAATAAAACCCTCAGGGAAGCCCGGGAATCGGTACAAACAGAGATGGGAAGGAATATCCTGGACAGGATCTGGTCGGAATATAGCCATTATAACGATTCACGCAGGCAGGTTATCAGGTTTTATCAGAAGGGAGAAAAGGAAGCCGGTTCCAGGCTTCACATGGAGATTCGCCGGCAGTTCATGGACATTTATAATCTTTGTGAGCAATATAAGGGTATCCATGAAAAGAGTATTGCCATGGTACGAAACGAGGTCCTTTCACGGACTCGATTTAACAATGCTATGATAATGGTATTTATACAGGTTGCTGGCATGACGGGGGTATTACTCGCTTATATCCTTTTTAAACAGGTCTTGGAACCTATTCGTCAACTGACCAGAGAAACACTTCCTGATGACGGCGACAGGGTTCCTTCTTCAGACGAGGTTAAGACTCTCAGCCACCAGGTGTATGGTCTGATCAAGGATGTAGATCAGACGCAGAGCAAACTGGCAAGGAGTCAGGCTAATCTTGTACAATCAGAAAAATTGGCAATGGTAGGAAAATTGGCAGCAGGTGTAGCCCACAGTATCAGGAATCCTTTGACTTCGTTGAAAATTCGATTATTTTCCCTGGGGCGTGCCCTTTCCCTCTCTGCTGGCCAGAAGGAGGATCTTGAGGTGATTTCCGAGGAGATCCACCATATTGATACCATTCTGCAAAACTTTCTTGCCTTCTCCCGTCCGCTCAAGCCAAGGATGGAAAAGATCAGCCCCTCGGATGTAGTGGATCTGGCATGTCAGCTACTCTGGCATCGCTTTGAATCCTCTGGCATTGAGGTAGAACTCTGTCGTGAAAAGAGGCTCCCCTTGATTCTGGCAGATCCATATCAGTTGAAAGAAGCCCTGATAAATATACTGGTCAATGCCTGCGAAATTATGACAAATGGCGGCATCATTAGGATAAAGGAAGAAGAGGGTGAAGGGGATTCAGGAAGAGAGGTTATCATAAGGGTGATAGACAATGGCCCGGGTATCCCGGAAGATCTACAGGATAAGGTCTTTCTACCCTTTTTCAGTACCAAAGAGGAGGGAACAGGCCTGGGTTTAAGCATTGCCCTGCGAATTGTGGAAGAACACGACGGTCGGTTGGATCTCAGATCACAGGAAGGAGAAGGGGCACATTTTATCATTACTCTTCCCTGTAAGGAAAAGGACGATGGGAACTATCCTGATTGTTGACGATGATCATCAATTGAGACAGAGCTTTGAAAAGCTTTTAACAGAGGAGGGACATACAGTATTAACTGCCTCCAGCGGTGAAGCAGGTCTCTCTGTAATAAAATCGGCTATGTCTGATCTGGTTATTCTGGACGTGCGTCTACCGGGAATGAGTGGTCTGGAGACATTTCAGGCTATCCGGGAGATAGATCCGAAGCTCCCGGTAATCGTTATGACAGCCTTCGGCACTACCGAAACGGCTATCGAGGCAACCAAATTGGGGGCATTTGATTATGTCCTCAAGCCTTTCGATATCCCCGACATCCTGAAACTTATTAATCAGGCATTGGAGGCAGGTCGCCTTGTCCGCTCCAGGGTAGAGATGGACGTTGTTTCCAAAACGGAATCTTCTGAGATCATTATTGGACAGTGCAGAGCTATGCAGGAGCTTTACAAGACTATCGGTCGGGTAGCTCCCACTGATGCCACGGTGCTCATCCGGGGTGAATCCGGGACGGGAAAGGAGCTGGTGGCGCGCGCCCTTTATCAGCACAGCCTCAAAGCAGACAAACCTTTTATGGTGATCAACTGCGTGGCTATCCCTGAAACACTGCTGGAAAGTGAACTATTCGGGTACGAAAAAGGGGCATTCACCGGTGCTGTGAGTCGCCGCATAGGGAGGATCGAACAGGCACATAAGGGAACAATATTACTTGATGAAATAGGAGATATGCCATTTAGTATCCAGTCCAAGATACTTCGCCTGCTTGAGGAAAAGAGTATCGAGCGCCTCGGTGGACGTGATCCCATCCCGGTAGATGTCCGTATTATCGCTGCGACCAACCGGGACCTTGAAACAGCAATTGCAGATGGGTGTTTCCGGGAGGATCTCTATTACCGGCTAAAGGTAGTTACTATCTGGCTCCCCCCTTTACGGGAGCGTCTACAGGATATTCCGCGGCTTGCCGATCATTTTCTCGCCAGGTTTGCCAGAGATATGAACATGGATAATCCAGGTATGACCCTGGAGACAAAGGAGATGCTCAACCGTTATAGCTGGCCCGGCAATGTCCGTGAATTGTCCAATGCCATACAAAAAGCCCTGATTTTCAGCCGGGGTTACCCCATTCGGCCGGAGGATATCTCCCAGGCCATTGAGAAAAAGGATGCAATGATTGGAAAATTGGAGGAGCTTTGTCCTGAGGAGACGATCCAGCAATGGGTCCGCAGGGCACTCCTGTCAGGAAATAATGAGTATGTATTTGATTCTTTGCGTGAGCGTTTCACCAGTGTAATCATCCGCGAGGCACTCGATATCGCAGGTGGCAACAAAAGCCGTGCTGCGAAGCTCCTCGGTCTTTCCAGGCCTACCCTCCTGGCCAGAATTGAAAAATACCATATTAAGGTGGAAAGATCGGTGAAAACAGAGGAGATTTGATATCCCGAGTCTCCACCAATGACAGAAAACTTTACAGGTTGTAAAAAATCCTGACATACCTCAGGGAGGGGAAGTCTTCCCCTGCCGGTAAATCGTACATTTTCACACCCATAGAGCAAGCTTTCATCCGTAAGCGATCAGTAACCTCTGGTACATTCTTTCATAAATATGCAACACTGTCATTTCGAGCAAAGCGAGAAATCTCAGTTCCGACCTATCGGGATGCATGATTAGAAGATATCTCCCGGAGCTTGCCCTGAGTGTAGCGAAGTGGTTGATATGACATCTCAATTACAAAACGCTCTACTAGTGCTTTTTGTTTTTGCTGAAAGCTGATGGCTGAATGCTTGTTTATAAAATGGCACGTACTTTGCTAATAATAGTGCCAGGTAAAAATGCGGTCCACGGGGTAAAGAGATCAAAACAAGTCAGGGGCATTTAAAACAGGGTTGCAAAATCTAGATAAAGGAGGTCATTACATGGCAGAGGTATCGAAAGGAAGGGGAGCAGTTAAGTTTCTGTTCTGGACGATAGTGGCGGTAGCGTTATTTTATTACGCATTCCACTCCTATTATTCAGGGCAGATGGTTTCGTGGTATTATTATAAGGCGGGCGCGGAGGGGTACGCTGTTAATACGAAAGCTTTCAAAGACGCTTCGAAGGAGAAACCGGCAATGTTAGAGATTGGTTCCTTTGAGACTATCCACGGCCTTCAGGCAGTGCCGGTCAAGAAAGGGGACCGTTTGCCAGCAAACGCCGATGGAATCATCAATAATGAGGTTATAAAAAAGGGTAAGCGGGCTAAGATAGAAGACAGGTATCTGAAGGTGATGGTGCCCAAGGAGGTAAAAGAGGCAAAAGGTTTTAAATACAAGGACACCTTCAAGCATAAGGATATCAAAACAAATCCATGGTCCGGGGTGTGGAATGTATCTATAATTTTGGCTTTAGGATTGAGTCTAGGGTTGTTGGCAGAGGGTTTCACCGATATTTTAGGATTCAAGGTGGAAAAGATAGAACATTTTGAAGGCATTCATTGATTAGAGGAGGCAGAACAATGTTTGATTTTTTAATTGCAGGTATACAGGCGCCGATATTCCTCCTGGTCTTGACTGGCCTGACGGTAGGTATGGTCGGCGGTTTTATCGGGGTAGGGGGCGGCTACATGGTCACTCCAGCCCTTATCGTGTTCGGTTTCCCGGGCTACATGGCTTCTGGAATTGATATGACCCATATCGCGGGCAAGTCTATCGTGGCTACGGTGCGCCACAGGCAGCTCGGAAATATAGACTGGGTCCTGGGTCTGGCGATGGTGGGTGGAACTATGTTAGGGGTAGAACAGGGGGTCAGGCTTCTTACCTACACTAAAAAGCTCGGGCTTTCCGGTATTATTCTCCTCACCGCTTCAGTGCTCATCATGATTGGTCTCTTTGTTTATACGCAGGTAGAGACCCACAGATCAACCAAGAAGATCAGCGAGCTCGAAAAGAGTGGTAAAAAGGTTGGCCGTGAGCTAAGTGTGAGCAGAGGGCCCAGGATATTCCAGAGCATTCCGTTATTTCCTATTGTGCGCTGCAGGACTGCCCGTATTGTGGTTTCCATGTGGGTCATCGTTGTTGTGGGCATTGTAACAGGGATAATGGCAGGATTCTTCGGTGTAGGGGGCGGCTTTATCAGAGTGCCTGCACTGGTTTATGTGGTTGGTGCCTCGACACACATTGCTGTGGGGACGGACCTACTGGAAATTGCAGTTTCAGGTGGTTATGGTGCCTTGAGACATTCGATGATGGGAAATGTAGACATGATTGCCGTCCTCTTCATGATCGTGGGTGCCATGTTTGGAGCGCAGTTCGGCAGTATTGCCACGTCATACGTGCGCGGGCCTGCTATACGTTACATCCTCAGTTACTCCCTCGTCCTGGCTACAGTGGGGGCATTTTTGAGACTCTTCTATATGTTGACCGGTTCAAAATACGAGGTACTCTCTTTCTTTGCTGTGGTATTTACCCTGGGGGAGATGCTGTTTCTCTGTAGTTTCATCGTTTCTCTGGTGCTATTTTCGCTCCGTTACCAGAAGGGGAAACCTGTCCCCGCATGGATACCCCCGCTGGTAGTGGCAAAATAGCACTTGAACTTAGAAAAGGAGGGCGTTATAATGAGATGGTTTATTGATAGTATGGTAGGATATTGGATCCTGCTGCTGACAATCAGCCTCAGTGTTGCTGCGGTGATCTACGTAGCGTGGCTGCGTGATGCGTTATTATAACGAGGAGGTGAACCAATGAAATTCTTTCATATTATTGCAAACATAGTTCTGTATGGGTTCTTCCTTTGGTTGCTCTATAACTCCACGATCAAGGAATGGGATCCGTGGGATGCCTTTGTTGTGGTCTTTGTTCTCTTTGTGGCTATTGTTACATCCATGATGCCGGGTCTCCATGCTTCGAGAACCTCACCAGGTGAATATCCTTACGATGACTGAAGAGGTATATGCCCTTAGGGCCAGGATCAGAGAACTTTATCCCAAACGTGTCAGGGGTGATCTCACCGAGAAGGCATTTCAGCACGAGCTAACCGGGCGCACGCTGGACCTTTACCGTGCACTCATCAGGATGAGGATGGAGAAGGGGGAGACCATCTTGAGGGAGCATCATGTTGTTCGTTCCCATTTTCGGCTGACCCAGTCGGTACTCAGAGAACCTGACCAGGAGGCTATCAGTATGTTCGCGACGGATCGCCGTCTTTTCTACGTCAAAGACGTGCTGCTGTCTGGCCGACCACCTGGCACCGATGAGGAGGATAATCTTTTAATTGAAGAAGTCTCCTTTGACCGTATCGAGTCTTTACATGTTCGACGTCAGGTGAGGATAGGGGAGATAGGCGTGGGAGGGGCAATGGTGGTTTTTGTTATCTTTCTCTATCCCTATCTTTCTGTAACCGGTCCCTTTATGATGGGACTGGGTGTTTTGGGTATGTTGCATGGCATGTTGTTGCCCACGCGGTGGGTAGAGGTTAAGACCATTAATCCGGCTTCGGATCCGATCATGATATATGCCCTCCGCAAGAAAAGCTGCCGGGAATTAGTCAGATTACTATGGAAGAAAACGAGGCTCTATGGAAGGGATTAAAGTCTTGCTTGTTGACGACGAGGTTGATTTCACGGCCAGTCTGCGCAGGGTCCTGAGCCGTCGGGGCTTCGATGTAGAAGTGGCAGCAGATGGTTTGTCTGCCCTGGCTCGGGTTGTTCAGGGATACTTCGATGTGGTGGTGCTCGACGTCAAGATGCCAGGGATGAACGGTCTCCATGTCCTGTCAGAAATCAAACGCCTCTCACTGCCCACCCGGGTTATCCTCCTGACCGGTCACTCCTCTTTAACTGAAGAGGAAAATACCTTAAAGGGCGAAGCCTTTGCCTATCTTTTAAAGCCATACCCGATTCTGAAACTGGTGGAAATGATAAAGGCAGCAGTGGCAAAGAACCTATAAATCAGGAGGCATAAGAGGGGCGGGGTTACCCCGCCCCTCGACCCCTCGAATTCTTGAAATCTTTTTGCGGCGAAGGCGATCTTAAATGGAAGGTATAAAACCACCCAACAGTTCAGGAAGGGCGGTTGAATGGCTGTGCCGGATAGCTGCCATGCTGTGGCGCAGCATTCTTTTTTTCCTCGAAATAGTTGGTATTTGCAGGGAAGAAAGCATTGACCATGCCGCCCAGGTGGCAAGACTTAAGCTCTATCACGCCGAATTCCGTAAGCTTCTCTCCGCAAACAACAGTTTCCTCGAAACTATGGCTGATCTGGAACACAAATTCTTGAAAAGGGAATATATTGAGCGTTCTTTCATAAAACGGAAGGTAATGCGTGCCATTGCGGATGTCCATGCCATGGTGGAGAGCCTGAATGTCATCTCTGATGCCCGCTATCCCGATTTGAGAAAGGTTCTGGGACAGAACACGGCTGCCCTGACGACTTTAGTTGAGGACTCAAGCCAGACGGTTCCTGCCGAACTCGTGCTCGAAATGTCTGCAATATTCAGAAATCACGCCGATCTGACGGGTGGTAAGATGGCAAATCTTGGTGAGATAAGGAATGTCCTGCAATTGCCTACACCGGACGGCTTTGTTGTTACTACCGAGGGCTTTCGGCTGGTTATTGAAGAAGGCGGTATACGTTCATGGGTGCAGGACAGGCACATGGAACTCCTCTCATCAGGGAATGTAGCAGGGATTAGCCGGGACATCAGAGAAATGATAGAAAAGGTAGAGGTTCCCATCGCTCTCAGGGAAGCTATGTTCGACCTTTATGGACGGCTTGCCCGGAGGATTGGGTCGAGTCCCTCGTTGGCAGTGCGTTCCAGTGCCCTGGGAGAGGACAGTGATTTTTCGTTTGCCGGTCAGTTTTTATCACTCCTCAACGTAGGTCGAGAGGGGCTGCTCAGCGCCTATCTTAAAGTAGTGGCCAGCCTTTACTCTCCTGAAGCGATCCACTATCAGCTCCTCCACGGGATATTAGCTGATTCCGCAGAGATGGCTGTGGGGTGTATCGCTATAGTGGATGCCCTGGTAAGCGGAGTTGCCTTTTCAAAGGATCCCAACCAGCCTGATTCAGGGTATGTACTGATCCAGGCTATACGCGGGCTGGGGCTACCTCTGGTGGAGGGGAGAACCTCGCCGGAGAGTATCTTTGTTCCAAGGGAAGATAGGGGATACGTGATTACCCGGATTCCTTCCCAGCAGAAAAGCCGTTTCATCCCTTCCCCGGATGCCGGGCTGAAAGAGGAAACACTCAGACTGGAGGAGGTTGGACAGGATTGCCTTACCGATAGTGAAGCGCAGCAACTGGCACAGTGGGCTCTTAAGCTGGAGACTCACTTCGGTGCCCCACAGGATATTGAGTGGGCGATGGATAAAAACCGGCAGATCATTCTTCTCCAGTCCAGGCCTTTACGTCTTTTCAAGCATATCGTTCACACCGATATGCCTGTAGACGGTTTCCCGGTACTGGTGAGAGGAGGAGAAGTGGCATGTCCCGGCGTGGGTAGCGGTCCGGCTGTCCACATAACTGAGGATGAAGGCATGGATACCTTCCCCGGTGGCGGGGTTCTGGTTGCCAGAAGGTCCTCGCCCAAGTTCATAAGGGTTATGTCGAAGGCACGGGCTATTGTTACTGACTTCGGGAGTACCACCGGCCATATGGCTTCCCTGGCAAGGGAATTTCGGGTACCAACCCTTCTGAATACCAGGGTAGCAACGCGTGAAATTCCTCCGGGCACGATGATTACCGTAGATGCAAACAACGGCTTTGTATATGAGGGTAAGCTTCCCATAAGGGAAGAGAAAGAGGCTGAGGAATGGGGTTTTTATTCAGGGGTACAAAAGTCCCCCTCACCAAGGTTTCAACTCCTCGAGAGAGTTATCGAGCTTGTTGCGCCTCTTTACCTTACAGATCCGCGTTCTCCTGAATTTACAGCAGATAAATGCCGGACCCTCCACGATCTTGCCCGTTATATCCACGAAAAGTCCTACAAGGAGATGTTCATGATGGGCAAGAGGGTCGGGGATCTCCGGGCATCCAGCTACTACCTGGATGTTTTTCTCCCTATTGATCTCTACCTTATAGATCTTGGCGGGGGTATTGAAGGAATGCCCAGGGGACGAAGGGTGAAACCTTCCCAGATTGCCTCTGTACCCCTTGCTGCACTTCTCAGAGGGATGCTGCACGAAAAGATACCCCGCTTTGGACCGAGACCCATGGACTTTCGGGGGTTATTCTCAATAATGATGCGCCATGCTGTGAACAGCCCGGAGACGGAATCAACCTTCCGAGATCCCTGCTATGCCATCATTTCTGATAATTATCTTAACTACACGGCAAGGGTCGGGTATCATTTCAGCGTGGTAGATACCTATTGCGGCAACACGCCGAATAAAAACTACATCAGCCTGACCTTCAGAGGCGGAGCGGCGGACTACACCCGCCGTAGTCGAAGGGCAAGAGCCATCGCCGGAATTCTCAGAGAGTATGATTTATCTGTCGAGGTAAGTCACGATCTGGTCAATGCTCGTCTGGGGAAGGCAACCAGGGAGGAGACCGTCAGCCACCTGGAGATGATAGGAAGTCTCTTTCAGTTCTTCAGGCAGATGGATGTTGCCATGACTAATGAGGATTCTGTCCAGCTGCTGAAGGATGCCTTCCTTCGGGGTGATTATGACCTTGAAAAGCTCATGGGGTGCTAACATATCCTCGGCAGCTGTTCACCTGCCAGCATATCCAGGATTCTTGTACCACCAATCTTTGTCCTAAGGCAGACCCTGCCGTTTAACTCAGCCGCCACCTCACCAATAATTTCGCTTTCCTTTCCCAGGGGATTACCTTTCATTATCTTAAGCACCTCACCGGTGCAATCCCGTTTCGCTACTACCACCATCTTCCCTTCATTTGCCAGGTACAAAGGGTCAAGTCCAATGAGTTCACACACCGCTGCCACTCCGTCAGATACCCCTATCTTATCCTCATAAACCACAATACCCAGACCTATACCTTCGGCGATTTCATTCAGGGTAGTTGCCAGTCCACCCCTGGTAGGGTCTCTCATAAACTTCACCCCATCTACCTCAAGGATATCAGATGCAAGCTGGTTTAAAGGGGCAAGATCACTTGTAACCCGGGAGCGAAAAGGAAACTCCTCCCTGGCTAAAAGCACCGAAACTTCGTGTTCCCCAACACTTCCCGAAAGTATGATTCTGTCTCCAGTTTCAATTCCTTTCACGGAGAGGTCTTTTTTTACTATCCCGACACCGGAGGTATTTATGTAAATCCTGTCTGCTCCTCCTTTTTCAACTACCTTGGTGTCTCCGGTAACTAAAAGCACCCCGGCAATCTGTGCTGCCTGAGTCATAGAGAGGGCTATCTCTTCGAGTACCCTTTGATCCAATCCCTCCTCTATTATAAAACCGCAGGAGATATACAGCGGTTCTGCCCCCATGACTGCCAGGTCATTCACTGTCCCAAAGACCGAGAGTTTACCAATATCTCCTCCTGGAAAGAATATAGGTTTCACCACATAGGAATCCGTAGTGAAGGCAAGCCTTGTTCCCCCTATCTCAACTATTGCCCCATCATCCTTTTCTGAAAGGAAAGGGTTATCGAAGTTCTTAAGGAAAACCTTATCAATAAGGCTGTGAGATAGACTTCCCCCACTGCCATGAGCCAGGAGTATCTTTTTATCCATATTTGTAATAGGCGGCACAACTTCCCTCGCTGCTTACCATGCAGGGGCCCAAAGGAGAATAGGGGGTACAATTTCCGCCAAAATGGGGACACTGATTCGGAACCTTTCTCCCCTTCAGTATCTCCCCGCAGATGCAACCTTCGTTTTCAACCGAAGGTCTTTCTTTCAAACGAAATACCTCTCCGGCGTCGAGTTCTTTATACTCCTCCCCCATAGCATAGCCACTATTGGCTATTGTTCCGAGCCCCCTCCATTCACTGTCTTTTTCGATAAACACCTTATTTAACAGAGCCATTGCTCCCGGGTTTCCATCATTCTTTACTACCCTTCTGTACTGAATCTCTACAGCAGCCCTTCTTTCCTTAAGCTGGTACAGAATCATACAGATACCCTGAAGGATGTCAAGGGGTTCAAATCCGCAGATGACCGAAGGTATGCCATATCCCTCAGCAAGGAAAAGATATGTATTCACACCGATAATGGTGCTCACGTGACCTG contains the following coding sequences:
- a CDS encoding response regulator, coding for MSNSTRVLLIDDEKLFLESLTKVLRKRGMVVHSAYSGSEAIAIISAGKFDVIVLDLKMPEMDGLMTLKAIRDQDTLTPVILLTGYLDIERVTEALKMGVTEVLLKPCPVETVVSAIENAHERKAIAEENR
- a CDS encoding ATP-binding protein, which translates into the protein MRKIISLRARIILILSVLILTVIGCSVVTIWYAEVIESLFTRVVDKDVTSFRVAVNLETALARQKGFTSYYFMDGNPDWLRQLEQNHQVFNKTLREARESVQTEMGRNILDRIWSEYSHYNDSRRQVIRFYQKGEKEAGSRLHMEIRRQFMDIYNLCEQYKGIHEKSIAMVRNEVLSRTRFNNAMIMVFIQVAGMTGVLLAYILFKQVLEPIRQLTRETLPDDGDRVPSSDEVKTLSHQVYGLIKDVDQTQSKLARSQANLVQSEKLAMVGKLAAGVAHSIRNPLTSLKIRLFSLGRALSLSAGQKEDLEVISEEIHHIDTILQNFLAFSRPLKPRMEKISPSDVVDLACQLLWHRFESSGIEVELCREKRLPLILADPYQLKEALINILVNACEIMTNGGIIRIKEEEGEGDSGREVIIRVIDNGPGIPEDLQDKVFLPFFSTKEEGTGLGLSIALRIVEEHDGRLDLRSQEGEGAHFIITLPCKEKDDGNYPDC
- a CDS encoding sigma-54 dependent transcriptional regulator, with translation MGTILIVDDDHQLRQSFEKLLTEEGHTVLTASSGEAGLSVIKSAMSDLVILDVRLPGMSGLETFQAIREIDPKLPVIVMTAFGTTETAIEATKLGAFDYVLKPFDIPDILKLINQALEAGRLVRSRVEMDVVSKTESSEIIIGQCRAMQELYKTIGRVAPTDATVLIRGESGTGKELVARALYQHSLKADKPFMVINCVAIPETLLESELFGYEKGAFTGAVSRRIGRIEQAHKGTILLDEIGDMPFSIQSKILRLLEEKSIERLGGRDPIPVDVRIIAATNRDLETAIADGCFREDLYYRLKVVTIWLPPLRERLQDIPRLADHFLARFARDMNMDNPGMTLETKEMLNRYSWPGNVRELSNAIQKALIFSRGYPIRPEDISQAIEKKDAMIGKLEELCPEETIQQWVRRALLSGNNEYVFDSLRERFTSVIIREALDIAGGNKSRAAKLLGLSRPTLLARIEKYHIKVERSVKTEEI
- a CDS encoding sulfite exporter TauE/SafE family protein; its protein translation is MIRGGRTMFDFLIAGIQAPIFLLVLTGLTVGMVGGFIGVGGGYMVTPALIVFGFPGYMASGIDMTHIAGKSIVATVRHRQLGNIDWVLGLAMVGGTMLGVEQGVRLLTYTKKLGLSGIILLTASVLIMIGLFVYTQVETHRSTKKISELEKSGKKVGRELSVSRGPRIFQSIPLFPIVRCRTARIVVSMWVIVVVGIVTGIMAGFFGVGGGFIRVPALVYVVGASTHIAVGTDLLEIAVSGGYGALRHSMMGNVDMIAVLFMIVGAMFGAQFGSIATSYVRGPAIRYILSYSLVLATVGAFLRLFYMLTGSKYEVLSFFAVVFTLGEMLFLCSFIVSLVLFSLRYQKGKPVPAWIPPLVVAK
- a CDS encoding response regulator; its protein translation is MEGIKVLLVDDEVDFTASLRRVLSRRGFDVEVAADGLSALARVVQGYFDVVVLDVKMPGMNGLHVLSEIKRLSLPTRVILLTGHSSLTEEENTLKGEAFAYLLKPYPILKLVEMIKAAVAKNL
- a CDS encoding PEP/pyruvate-binding domain-containing protein; amino-acid sequence: MEGIKPPNSSGRAVEWLCRIAAMLWRSILFFLEIVGICREESIDHAAQVARLKLYHAEFRKLLSANNSFLETMADLEHKFLKREYIERSFIKRKVMRAIADVHAMVESLNVISDARYPDLRKVLGQNTAALTTLVEDSSQTVPAELVLEMSAIFRNHADLTGGKMANLGEIRNVLQLPTPDGFVVTTEGFRLVIEEGGIRSWVQDRHMELLSSGNVAGISRDIREMIEKVEVPIALREAMFDLYGRLARRIGSSPSLAVRSSALGEDSDFSFAGQFLSLLNVGREGLLSAYLKVVASLYSPEAIHYQLLHGILADSAEMAVGCIAIVDALVSGVAFSKDPNQPDSGYVLIQAIRGLGLPLVEGRTSPESIFVPREDRGYVITRIPSQQKSRFIPSPDAGLKEETLRLEEVGQDCLTDSEAQQLAQWALKLETHFGAPQDIEWAMDKNRQIILLQSRPLRLFKHIVHTDMPVDGFPVLVRGGEVACPGVGSGPAVHITEDEGMDTFPGGGVLVARRSSPKFIRVMSKARAIVTDFGSTTGHMASLAREFRVPTLLNTRVATREIPPGTMITVDANNGFVYEGKLPIREEKEAEEWGFYSGVQKSPSPRFQLLERVIELVAPLYLTDPRSPEFTADKCRTLHDLARYIHEKSYKEMFMMGKRVGDLRASSYYLDVFLPIDLYLIDLGGGIEGMPRGRRVKPSQIASVPLAALLRGMLHEKIPRFGPRPMDFRGLFSIMMRHAVNSPETESTFRDPCYAIISDNYLNYTARVGYHFSVVDTYCGNTPNKNYISLTFRGGAADYTRRSRRARAIAGILREYDLSVEVSHDLVNARLGKATREETVSHLEMIGSLFQFFRQMDVAMTNEDSVQLLKDAFLRGDYDLEKLMGC
- the hypE gene encoding hydrogenase expression/formation protein HypE; its protein translation is MDKKILLAHGSGGSLSHSLIDKVFLKNFDNPFLSEKDDGAIVEIGGTRLAFTTDSYVVKPIFFPGGDIGKLSVFGTVNDLAVMGAEPLYISCGFIIEEGLDQRVLEEIALSMTQAAQIAGVLLVTGDTKVVEKGGADRIYINTSGVGIVKKDLSVKGIETGDRIILSGSVGEHEVSVLLAREEFPFRSRVTSDLAPLNQLASDILEVDGVKFMRDPTRGGLATTLNEIAEGIGLGIVVYEDKIGVSDGVAAVCELIGLDPLYLANEGKMVVVAKRDCTGEVLKIMKGNPLGKESEIIGEVAAELNGRVCLRTKIGGTRILDMLAGEQLPRIC